A stretch of the Ictidomys tridecemlineatus isolate mIctTri1 chromosome 5, mIctTri1.hap1, whole genome shotgun sequence genome encodes the following:
- the LOC101976670 gene encoding ubiquitin-like protein ATG12, translated as MAEEPESVLQLPSTAAASGEGLMDVSPETATPEPPSSAAVSPGTEEPSGDTKKKIDILLKAVGDTPIMKTKKWAVERTRTIQGLIDFIKKFLKLVASEQLFIYVNQSFAPSPDQEVGTLYECFGSDGKLVLHYCKSQAWG; from the coding sequence ATGGCGGAGGAGCCTGAGTCGGTGTTGCAACTCCCTTCAACTGCTGCTGCCAGCGGTGAAGGACTTATGGATGTCTCCCCAGAAACAGCCACTCCAGAGCCCCCATCTTCTGCTGCAGTCTCACCGGGGACAGAGGAGCCTTCAGGCGacaccaagaaaaaaattgacatccTACTGAAGGCTGTGGGAGACACCCctataatgaaaacaaagaagtGGGCTGTAGAGCGAACCCGAACCATCCAAGGACTCATTGACTTCATCAAGAAGTTCCTTAAACTTGTGGCCTCGGAACAGTTGTTTATTTATGTGAATCAGTCCTTTGCTCCTTCCCCAGACCAGGAAGTCGGGACCCTCTATGAGTGTTTTGGCAGTGATGGTAAACTGGTCCTACATTACTGCAAATCTCAGGCCTGGGGATGA